The Pseudomonadota bacterium genome segment CGCCCGCGCCCCCAACGCGAGCTCCACTCGGATCGATCAGCAGAAATCTTCCAGCCCCCCAATCCAGGAGGATCAAATGCCCCAAATCGCCCTTGACAGAAAAAGCCCCATACAAGGGAAGGGTGAGGGGGTGATCGCACTTCACCGGATCACGCGCTAGCGCTTGATCGCCCGCCAGCCGATGTCGCGGCGGCAGAAGCCGCCGGGCCAGTCGATGCGATCGACGGCCGCATAGGCATTGCGCTGCGCCTCGGCCACGTCGGTACCGAGCGCGGTCACACCCAGCACGCGCCCGCCATCGGCCAGGATCCGGCCGCCCACTTCCTTGGTGCCGGCATGGAAGACGATGACGTCGGGCAGCGCTGCCGCGTCATCGAGGCCGCGAATCTCGGTGCCGCGCTGCGGCGCCTCGGGATAGCCCTTGGCCGCCATGACGACGCAGAGTGCGGCCCGGTCATGCCAGCGCAGCTGGAACTGCTTCAGCTCGCCGTCTGCGGCGGCAACCAGCGCCGGCAGCAGATCCGACTGCAGGCGCGGGATCAGCACTTGCGCCTCCGGATCGCCGAAGCGGACGTTGTATTCGATGAGCTTCGGGCCTTGGGCGGTCACCATCACGCCGGCATAGAGCACGCCCTTGAACGGCCGGCCCATCGCCGCCATCGCGCTCACCGTGGGCTTGATGATGCGGGTCATGATCGCCTCCGCCACGCGCTCGCTCACCACCGGCGCCGGCGAATAGCTGCCCATGCCGCCGGTGTTGGGACCGACATCGCCGTCGCCGACGCGCTTGTGGTCCTGGGCGGAGGCCAGCGCCAGCACATTGGTGCCGTCGATGAGCGCATGAAAGCTCGCCTCCTCGCCTTCGAGGAATTCCTCGACCACGAGGCTGGCGCCGGCAGCGCCGAAGCGCTTGGCACCCAGCATGGCGCGGAGCGCGTCGATCGCCTCCTCGACCGTCGCAGCGACGACGACGCCCTTGCCGGCGGTAAGGCCGTCGGCCTTGATCACGATCGGCGCACCCTTTCGTCTCACATAGGCCTCGGCGGCGCCGAGATCGGTGAAGCGCTCATAGGCGGCGGTCGGAATGTCGTTGGCGCGGCAAAGCTCCTTGGTGAAGCTCTTGGAGCCTTCGAGTGCGGCCGCCGCGGCGCTCGGCCCGAAGGTCTTGATGCCCACCGCCGCCATCCGGTCGGCAAGGCCGGCGACCAAGGGCGCCTCGGGGCCGATGACGACGAAGTCGATGTCCCCGGTCTTGGCGAAGGCGACGAGGCCATCGAGATCGCCGACACCGATCGGCACACAGATAGCCTCATTCGCGATCCCGGCATTGCCCGGCGCTGCGTAGAGCCGATCCACCAGAGGCGAGGCTGCGATCGCCCAACACAGCGCATGCTCGCGCGCACCGGAGCCCACCACCAAGACCCGCATTCCTGGCTCCATTTCTTTGTCCCACTCGGCTGGTCTTGTATCATGCTTCCGTCCATGGCCAAGGCACGCAGTCCATCGGCTCAAGCGCTCCCGCTGGCGCCCGGCAATTTGCCGGAATTCACCGTGGGCGAACTCTCGGTCGCCTTGAAGCGCACCGTCGAGGGCGCCTTCGAGCGGGTCAGGGTCAGGGGCGAGCTGTCCGGCAGCAAGCGCCACGTCTCCGGGCATTTCTACTGCCGGCTCAAGGATGCGGATGCGGTCCTGGAGGCGGTCGCCTGGCGGGGCGTGTTCTCCCGCCTCGGGCTCAATCCCGAGGACGGCATGGAGGTGGTGGCCACCGGCAAGATCACCACATATCCCGGCCGCTCCCAGTATCAGCTGGTGATCGAATCGATGGAGCTGGCGGGCGAAGGCGCCTTGCTCAAGCTCATCGAGGAGCGCCGCAAGCGGCTTGCCGCCGAAGGCCTGTTCGATGCGGCGCGGAAGAAGCCCTTGCCGCTGCTGCCCGCCGTCATCGGCGTGGTGACCTCGCCCACCGGGGCGGTCATCCGCGACATTCTGCACCGGCTGGCGGAGCGCTTTCCCCGCCATGTGCTGGTCTGGCCGGTGGCGGTCCAGGGCGAAGGGGCCGCCGAGCAGATCGCCCTGGCAATCGAAGGTTTCAACCGGCTTACCCCCGGGGGCGCGGTGCCGCGGCCCGAGCTCATCATCGTGGCGCGCGGCGGCGGCAGCCTCGAGGATCTGATGGCCTTCAACGAGGAGCGGGTGGTGCGCGCCGCCGCCCTCTCGGCGATCCCGCTCATCTCCGGCGTCGGCCACGAGACCGATACGACCTTGATCGACTGGGCCGCCGACCTCCGGGCGCCGACGCCGACCGCCGCAGCCGAGCGCGCCGTGCCGGTCAAGGCCGAGCTCTTGGCCCGCATCCTGGAGATGGGCAGCCGGGCGGCGGCGGCGAGCCAACGCCTGATCGGCGAGCAGCGGATCCATCTGACCGGGCTGGCGCGCGGGCTGGGCGACCCGGTCGCCCTCATCCAAACCGCCATGCAGCGCCTCGATGACCGCGCCGAGCGCCTGGCCAATGCGCTGCCGAACTACGTGCGCGACCGCCGGGCGCGGCTCGACGGCGCCGCCTCCAAGCTCGGCGATCCGCGCCAGCTCATGGCGGCGGCGAAGGCCGCGGTCGAGCTCGTGGTCCACCGGCTGTCCGCCGCCTCGCACCGGTTCCTCATTGAGCGCCGGCACGGATTCGAGCGCTCCGCCCAGCGCCTCCGGCCACAGCCGATCCTGCTGAGCGTGCGGAACGGCCGGGAGCGCATCGGCGATCTGGCCCCGCGGCTGACACAGGGTGCCCGACGCGAGCTTGGTACCTTAGAGACGCGGCTCTCCGGCCTGGTTGCCCTGCTGCAGAGCTTCTCCTATGAGCGGGTGCTGGAACGCGGCTTTGCGCTGGTGCGCGATGCTGCGGGATCGCCGGTGACCTCCGCCAAGGCCTTGAAGCCCATGGACCCGCTCACGCTGCGCTTCGCCGACGGCGAAGCCGGGGTCACCGTCAGCGGCACCGCCAAATCGCCGCGCGGGCGGGGGTCCAGACGCGACGGCGGCGACCAGGGCTCGCTCTTGTGAGAGCGCTGGCGTTCATCCTGCTGGCGCTCGGCCTCGCGACCGCGCCGGCAGCCGCGCTCACGCTCGAGGGCAAGCTCACCCAAGGCTCTCTCGTCGAAGGCTTGGCCGCGCCGGGGGCTGCTGTCAGCCTCGACGGCAAGCCGGCCCATGTCGGCCCGGACGGCGCCTTCCTTCTCGCCTTCGGCCACGATGCGGCGGAGGAGGCGCGACTCGAGGTCGCCTATGCCGACGGCAAGACCGAGACGCACCTCCTCCAGATCCAGCGCCGGGAATGGGACATCCAGCGCATCGAGGGCTTGCCCGAGCGCATGGTGACGCCGAA includes the following:
- a CDS encoding exodeoxyribonuclease VII large subunit, with amino-acid sequence MAKARSPSAQALPLAPGNLPEFTVGELSVALKRTVEGAFERVRVRGELSGSKRHVSGHFYCRLKDADAVLEAVAWRGVFSRLGLNPEDGMEVVATGKITTYPGRSQYQLVIESMELAGEGALLKLIEERRKRLAAEGLFDAARKKPLPLLPAVIGVVTSPTGAVIRDILHRLAERFPRHVLVWPVAVQGEGAAEQIALAIEGFNRLTPGGAVPRPELIIVARGGGSLEDLMAFNEERVVRAAALSAIPLISGVGHETDTTLIDWAADLRAPTPTAAAERAVPVKAELLARILEMGSRAAAASQRLIGEQRIHLTGLARGLGDPVALIQTAMQRLDDRAERLANALPNYVRDRRARLDGAASKLGDPRQLMAAAKAAVELVVHRLSAASHRFLIERRHGFERSAQRLRPQPILLSVRNGRERIGDLAPRLTQGARRELGTLETRLSGLVALLQSFSYERVLERGFALVRDAAGSPVTSAKALKPMDPLTLRFADGEAGVTVSGTAKSPRGRGSRRDGGDQGSLL
- the purD gene encoding phosphoribosylamine--glycine ligase translates to MRVLVVGSGAREHALCWAIAASPLVDRLYAAPGNAGIANEAICVPIGVGDLDGLVAFAKTGDIDFVVIGPEAPLVAGLADRMAAVGIKTFGPSAAAAALEGSKSFTKELCRANDIPTAAYERFTDLGAAEAYVRRKGAPIVIKADGLTAGKGVVVAATVEEAIDALRAMLGAKRFGAAGASLVVEEFLEGEEASFHALIDGTNVLALASAQDHKRVGDGDVGPNTGGMGSYSPAPVVSERVAEAIMTRIIKPTVSAMAAMGRPFKGVLYAGVMVTAQGPKLIEYNVRFGDPEAQVLIPRLQSDLLPALVAAADGELKQFQLRWHDRAALCVVMAAKGYPEAPQRGTEIRGLDDAAALPDVIVFHAGTKEVGGRILADGGRVLGVTALGTDVAEAQRNAYAAVDRIDWPGGFCRRDIGWRAIKR